From Nitrospirota bacterium, a single genomic window includes:
- a CDS encoding dCTP deaminase: MMLKPDRWIKKMAKKGMITPFEDSSLKKGVISFGVSSYGYDMRISNEFKIFEGKKKGVIIDPKSFNGSGFFKDYKGDFCVIPANSFVLARSVEYFKIPKDVLAICLGKSTYARCGIIVNVTPLEPEWEGYVTIEVSNTAPMPAKIYADEGIAQLIFLGAETVCETSYRDKAGKYQGQKRITLPKI, encoded by the coding sequence CTGATGCTCAAACCAGATAGATGGATTAAGAAGATGGCTAAAAAGGGCATGATTACGCCCTTTGAGGACTCCAGCCTGAAAAAAGGTGTTATCTCCTTTGGCGTAAGCTCATATGGCTATGACATGCGGATTTCAAATGAATTCAAGATATTCGAGGGTAAAAAGAAAGGCGTCATTATCGACCCGAAGTCATTTAATGGAAGCGGGTTTTTTAAGGATTATAAAGGGGATTTCTGTGTAATCCCTGCAAATTCCTTTGTGCTTGCCCGCTCGGTTGAATATTTTAAGATTCCAAAAGATGTGCTTGCCATATGTCTTGGAAAATCTACTTATGCACGGTGCGGCATTATAGTTAATGTCACCCCACTTGAGCCCGAATGGGAAGGCTATGTAACCATAGAGGTGTCAAATACAGCACCAATGCCTGCAAAGATATATGCCGATGAAGGCATAGCACAACTGATATTCTTAGGTGCAGAGACAGTATGCGAGACCTCTTATCGAGACAAGGCAGGAAAGTATCAGGGACAAAAAAGGATAACCCTTCCAAAGATATGA
- a CDS encoding ABC transporter substrate-binding protein → MKGFPKNALVVLFLGMLFFASKGDAATIGIILTSDVPYYNEIHDALISRLVKRGYSERLKFIVQKPYPDPVAWSNAARKLIAADVDIIVTYGCGATFATLRERPDVPVVYAGVYEPVLSKQRAKNLTGVTYNLPVSSILRYLRTTTSIKTLGVLYSSMEEDSLHQLEEIKALSPKYGFSVTGLNLKKTADITVVLSESKTDAIFLTSSSLVNAALPTILNITRNKKIPTGSLLTCGEICALITLTADPKEQGSEASDKLIEILNGKSPRDIPVSHSKNTELIFNMKNANDIGIKIPIELVTEATKILY, encoded by the coding sequence ATGAAAGGGTTTCCCAAAAATGCATTAGTTGTTTTATTTCTGGGCATGCTTTTTTTTGCCTCCAAAGGCGATGCCGCGACAATAGGTATAATACTCACATCGGATGTACCGTATTATAATGAGATTCATGATGCATTGATTTCGAGATTGGTAAAGAGGGGCTACTCCGAGAGACTGAAATTCATTGTCCAGAAACCTTATCCTGACCCAGTTGCATGGAGCAATGCGGCAAGAAAGCTTATTGCGGCTGATGTTGACATCATTGTGACTTATGGCTGTGGAGCTACATTTGCCACCCTCAGGGAAAGGCCTGATGTGCCAGTAGTATATGCAGGTGTGTATGAGCCTGTGCTCTCAAAGCAAAGGGCAAAAAACCTCACAGGCGTAACCTATAATCTTCCTGTCTCGAGCATCCTGAGATACCTTAGGACAACTACCTCCATTAAAACCTTAGGGGTCCTATACTCCAGCATGGAAGAGGATTCATTGCATCAGCTTGAGGAGATAAAAGCCCTTTCCCCGAAATACGGCTTTAGCGTTACAGGGCTGAATCTCAAAAAGACCGCTGACATTACAGTTGTGCTTTCCGAAAGCAAAACAGATGCAATATTTCTTACATCCTCCTCTTTGGTAAATGCCGCACTCCCTACAATCCTAAATATAACCAGAAATAAAAAGATACCTACAGGCTCTTTGCTAACATGTGGCGAGATATGTGCCCTCATAACCCTTACTGCAGACCCAAAAGAGCAGGGCAGTGAGGCATCCGATAAATTAATAGAGATACTTAATGGTAAATCCCCGAGGGATATTCCGGTATCTCATTCTAAAAATACGGAACTGATATTTAATATGAAGAATGCAAATGATATTGGTATAAAGATTCCAATAGAACTCGTGACAGAGGCAACGAAGATACTATATTAG
- the pyrF gene encoding orotidine-5'-phosphate decarboxylase, producing MMLKKEKIILALDVSDAGYALELVDRFSEHISIFKVGLELFSSAGPSIVEKINEKGKKVFLDLKFHDIPNTVSKAAVSATTLGVHMFNIHASSGFEAMRRCRDSVVEFCLKKNLNRPKMLGVTVLTSLSQETLREELGIQHSLRTHVRHLAALSLKAGLDGVIASGHEVSMIRNHCDKSFIIATPGIRPSWSPPDDQKRTMTPRQALREGADYLIMGRAILNQADPLKALDLITLEILTV from the coding sequence ATGATGCTAAAGAAGGAAAAGATAATACTTGCACTGGATGTCTCGGATGCCGGATATGCACTTGAGCTGGTTGACAGATTCAGCGAGCATATCAGCATATTCAAGGTCGGTCTTGAGCTGTTTTCCTCAGCAGGCCCTTCGATTGTGGAAAAGATAAATGAGAAGGGTAAAAAGGTCTTTCTTGACCTGAAATTTCACGATATACCAAATACGGTCTCAAAGGCTGCTGTTTCGGCAACTACGCTGGGTGTTCATATGTTCAATATCCATGCCTCTTCTGGTTTTGAGGCAATGCGTAGGTGCAGGGACTCTGTTGTTGAGTTTTGCCTTAAAAAAAACCTTAACAGACCAAAGATGCTTGGAGTTACTGTGCTGACAAGTCTTTCACAGGAGACATTGAGGGAGGAATTGGGAATCCAGCATAGCCTTAGAACCCATGTCAGACACCTTGCGGCACTAAGCCTTAAGGCAGGTCTCGATGGTGTCATAGCCTCTGGACATGAGGTCTCGATGATAAGAAACCACTGTGACAAAAGCTTTATTATAGCAACACCGGGGATAAGACCTTCGTGGAGCCCTCCTGATGACCAGAAAAGGACAATGACCCCAAGACAGGCACTCAGGGAAGGAGCGGACTACCTTATAATGGGTAGGGCTATCCTTAATCAGGCAGACCCTCTAAAAGCCCTTGACCTGATAACCTTAGAGATATTGACTGTTTAG
- a CDS encoding anthranilate synthase component I family protein → MPIAFETQLNKRDFLESIKEGFIPPLYTEIPYISPAAMYANFSGTQSFLFESVKGPPKIARYSFIGFEPYLTFKVKNNVVELKSNGKNSLSTERPLKRLKELLDIYRQRPAIGLPPFQGGAVGLFSYDFVRYIEDIPETAVDDLHLPDAHFLLMDRLIAFDHVKEKAWAIVCPGVRDTGFGYKDLSQIDWKEKFHEAEHELGEILRRVGFNPSNVVSNAPPAIEVVYGMKKEDYISMVRKAKEYISAGDIFQANLSLRLSSFIGDIHPFCLYTILRDINPAPFAFFMDLGDYSIASSSPERLFLVRDGIIETRPIAGTRPRGRDSAEDEIMRSELLLNEKERAEHIMLIDLERNDLGKVADYSSVSVDEIMITEDYSHVIHIVSNIKGRLASGMTMFDSIRAVFPGGTITGVPKVRCMEIIDELEPVRRGPYTGSAGYFGFSGNADFNIIIRTFVIKDKIAYVQAGAGIVADSDPEREYHETLKKAEALIKTLHSVNKKLV, encoded by the coding sequence ATGCCTATCGCTTTTGAGACACAGTTAAATAAAAGGGATTTCCTTGAGAGCATAAAAGAGGGATTCATACCTCCGCTTTATACCGAGATACCTTACATCTCGCCTGCCGCTATGTATGCAAACTTTTCAGGTACGCAGAGCTTTCTCTTTGAGAGCGTAAAAGGACCTCCTAAGATAGCACGCTATTCCTTCATAGGATTTGAGCCATACCTGACATTTAAGGTCAAAAACAATGTGGTTGAATTGAAGTCAAATGGTAAAAACTCCTTGTCTACGGAGAGACCTCTTAAGAGGCTTAAGGAACTGCTTGACATCTATAGACAAAGACCAGCGATAGGACTGCCTCCATTTCAGGGAGGTGCAGTAGGGCTTTTTTCTTATGATTTCGTCCGTTATATAGAGGACATCCCTGAAACCGCAGTGGATGACCTTCATCTGCCTGATGCACACTTTTTACTTATGGATAGACTTATAGCCTTTGACCATGTAAAGGAAAAAGCATGGGCAATAGTGTGCCCTGGTGTCAGGGACACAGGATTCGGATATAAAGACCTCTCTCAAATCGACTGGAAAGAAAAATTCCATGAGGCAGAGCATGAGCTGGGTGAGATACTGAGGCGGGTTGGCTTTAATCCGTCTAATGTTGTCTCTAATGCCCCGCCTGCTATAGAGGTCGTTTATGGGATGAAGAAAGAGGATTACATCTCGATGGTCAGAAAGGCAAAAGAGTATATTTCCGCAGGCGACATATTTCAGGCAAACCTCTCCCTCAGGCTCAGCTCTTTTATCGGAGATATACATCCGTTTTGCCTTTATACGATTTTGCGGGATATAAACCCCGCGCCTTTTGCTTTTTTCATGGACCTCGGCGATTACTCGATTGCCAGTTCCTCGCCTGAAAGACTTTTTCTTGTCAGGGACGGCATCATAGAGACAAGACCCATAGCAGGCACAAGACCAAGAGGCAGGGACAGCGCCGAAGACGAGATTATGCGTTCCGAGCTTCTTCTGAATGAAAAAGAAAGGGCAGAGCATATAATGCTTATAGACCTCGAAAGGAACGACCTCGGAAAGGTAGCTGATTATAGCTCGGTAAGTGTGGATGAGATCATGATTACAGAGGATTACTCCCATGTTATCCATATAGTGTCGAATATCAAGGGAAGGCTTGCATCAGGAATGACCATGTTTGACTCCATCAGGGCAGTATTTCCCGGAGGCACGATAACAGGCGTGCCAAAGGTCAGATGCATGGAGATTATCGATGAGCTTGAGCCTGTAAGAAGGGGACCTTATACAGGCTCTGCCGGGTATTTTGGGTTTTCAGGCAATGCGGATTTCAACATAATCATAAGGACATTCGTTATAAAGGATAAGATTGCCTATGTTCAGGCAGGCGCAGGAATCGTTGCGGACTCAGACCCTGAGAGGGAATACCATGAGACCCTTAAAAAGGCTGAGGCATTGATAAAGACATTACATTCTGTCAATAAAAAACTGGTATAA